The Borrelia hispanica CRI genomic interval TAATCAATTTTACTTGTAGTTATTAATATTCTTCCATTATTGATGATAAACTCATCAATTTTTTTTAATGTATTCTCATTTATGTCTTTAGAGCCGATAATAAATAATCCATTGATGTCTTGTAGTTGTTCGTTTTCTAGATTTATTTCTTTAACTTCTGTTTTAAAAACTTTTTGCATTATTTCTATAAAGTTTTTATGTGTTGCTTTTAAATTTGCATCTCCAAATACGAGTCCTAATATTTTTTGTGTATTATTTATTAATTTGTCCAAACTGCTTGCAAGATCATATTCTAAATTGCTAATTTCTGTTACTATTGGAAGTACTTCACGTTTGCCTTCATATGTGATTTCAATTCCTGAATATATTTTTAGTATGGAGAGTTGATTAATTTCTCGTAAATCTATTTGTTGTGATGGAATTCCAATTTGTTCTAATGGAGTTGCTATTTTATCAGCATCTATGTCTTTATAAATTACTTTTCCTCTTGCAGCGTCAGAAAAACTTGTTAAAAAATTTTTTATTTGTTCTGGGAATGCAAAATAATTGCCAAGGCTTGCAGAATTATAATAAGTAATATATATTTTTTCATTTGCATTTGAAAATAAATCTTTTGTAACTTGAGAAATCGTAAAAGCTTTGTTTTTAGTAAGGTCTATTTTGAAAGTAAAAATAGATATGTTACAAAAGATGAGCAATATTATTATAAGGTTTAAGGTTAAATTTAAAATCTCTTGATGTTTGTTTTTCATAAAATAACTATCTCCATTTTTTTAATCTTATGCTATATGCGCTTAGTATTAAAAATGTAATTGTAAACGTGCTGAAGTAAATTAGATCTGATAAGTTTAATATTCCCATGTTAAAATAACCAAAATGATTACTAATTGAGATAAAATTTAATATTTGTCCAAATATATTGTCTTTTCCAAATATCATTACTAACTTTCCCGAAAATACTATTATGACCAAAACAAAAACGCTTAATATGTAAGACACTATTTGACTTTTAGTAATGGAAGATATAAAGACTCCTATGCTAAGCACTGAATAAGAATAAAGAATTATTCCTAAATATTGAAGGAATATTATTCCAAGATCAAATTCACCCATAAAGATTGTCATTAATGTTAGTGGCAATGTAAGAGCAAAAAGTATTAGTGTAAATATTTTAAGTGTAATAAATTTGCCAAGTACTATTTCTTGTGGATTTATTGGTAGTGCATAGAGTAATTCAATACTTCCCGTTTTGTATTCTTCTGAGAATACTCCCATACTTAGAGCTGGGAGAACTAACATTAAAATTATAGGCATTGATGAGAAATAAGACATCAATGAGGCGTTGTCTTTGATAAAAAATCCTGATAAGAAAATAAAAGAAAAGTTTACAAATATTAAGAAAAATAATATTACAACATATGCAGTTGGCGTTCCAAATAAAACTTTTAATTCTTTTTTTGACAAAATTAAGGATTGTCTTAGATCTATTTTCATTCTTTTCTCTCCTTTGTTAATTTGCTAAATATTTTTTCTAAACTTTCATGTTTTGGAATCATTGCTTTAAGTATCATTCCTTTACTTGTAATATAATTAAAAAGTTCTCTTTCACTTTTATTGGGTTTGAGTTTTAATGAAACATTGGTTTCTTTTTCAAATTCTTCTATTTTAATTGATGTAAATATATCATTGTTATAAAAATGTTCTTTGATTGTTTCAGAATCTTTATAAATAATAAGTTCTATTTCAGATTCTTGAAGTCTGTTTTTTGCTATATTTGCTTTAGTATCATCAGCAATAATTTGTCCATTATTAATAATGACTATTCTTTTGCATATTGATTCAACTTCACTTAAAATGTGAGATGAAAATAGTATTGTACTGGTTTTTGCAAGTTCTTTTAAAAAGTCTTTAAATTCAATAATTTGGTTTGGGTCAAGTCCGTTTGTAGGTTCATCTAGTATTACAAGTTTGGGATTAT includes:
- a CDS encoding GldG family protein; translated protein: MKNKHQEILNLTLNLIIILLIFCNISIFTFKIDLTKNKAFTISQVTKDLFSNANEKIYITYYNSASLGNYFAFPEQIKNFLTSFSDAARGKVIYKDIDADKIATPLEQIGIPSQQIDLREINQLSILKIYSGIEITYEGKREVLPIVTEISNLEYDLASSLDKLINNTQKILGLVFGDANLKATHKNFIEIMQKVFKTEVKEINLENEQLQDINGLFIIGSKDINENTLKKIDEFIINNGRILITTSKIDYNPQNPYTTTSIQSPIFNLIESYGIKYNENIILDKRSPSLFLGGNFQTYYPWILINKNNITDPNNPLLKNFYDAIIPWSNSLNLIETKENNDDIKYSPLFTSSKESWQANNEEVSNIAMYSFNIPKTFDKENQQILGYSVEGKIKSLYKDIKSTNSKIVLLGSSMIFSDYMYNGSPSNFEFAGRISDYLMQKEAFFSIKSREVRSKLKFINSSKEMLNAKFSLIVINLVILPIAIIIFGLIRFTKKRKIN
- a CDS encoding ABC transporter ATP-binding protein, which encodes MINVNNITKTYGSFTALLNVSFKVNEGEVLGILGPNGAGKSTLIKILTSFHYPNKGNVKIFGKDITKNPKEILQNIGYIPEKLALYPELSVKEYLNFISEIKGVTNHNKEIERAISIFKLESVKNKLISTLSKGFKQRVGIAGALINNPKLVILDEPTNGLDPNQIIEFKDFLKELAKTSTILFSSHILSEVESICKRIVIINNGQIIADDTKANIAKNRLQESEIELIIYKDSETIKEHFYNNDIFTSIKIEEFEKETNVSLKLKPNKSERELFNYITSKGMILKAMIPKHESLEKIFSKLTKERKE
- a CDS encoding ABC transporter permease, with product MKIDLRQSLILSKKELKVLFGTPTAYVVILFFLIFVNFSFIFLSGFFIKDNASLMSYFSSMPIILMLVLPALSMGVFSEEYKTGSIELLYALPINPQEIVLGKFITLKIFTLILFALTLPLTLMTIFMGEFDLGIIFLQYLGIILYSYSVLSIGVFISSITKSQIVSYILSVFVLVIIVFSGKLVMIFGKDNIFGQILNFISISNHFGYFNMGILNLSDLIYFSTFTITFLILSAYSIRLKKWR